From the genome of Perca flavescens isolate YP-PL-M2 chromosome 12, PFLA_1.0, whole genome shotgun sequence, one region includes:
- the marveld2l gene encoding MARVEL domain-containing protein 2 encodes MKSWSRKFKRREPDSVLGSSSSKRNSISDPPVPVWVTHTPTPDNITDDGGTNSIGCTSSTSAPYAEKEEQKGNMKDGLKSLILQSWGGFIHKWTKENDSLSASEASTSRIQILPNGTRVSPPVSPLLERRNWGESLGNSSQNSHKPLLRESPSDDLFGQGLREESLLTSIHPAEYYAEKLEAYNLKYSYLKSWPGLLRLLAGLQLLFGGMVLACVISYVHKDSEWSNSYGIYNGAYNNGLGMSGYSYRGPMTPFILAVAGVSWILTFMLLVIGMTMYYRTILLDAPWWPLTEGFINVALFLLYMAAGIVYLNDLNRGGLCYTTIGVNPIIANLCRVDGGQMAGTAFIFINMAMYLGSFLVCLKMWRHEAARREREYFESKPQEEFHQSIPLTLQKTKHISFKDENDKDYINPNALPTELHKNPVSLCRATAPEYTPKVHIVADYIIKYPEISCVEEREKYKAVFNDQYQEYKDLHREMSTTLNKFRELDATMARLLREGKSQEDQQRIQSILKKYQQKKRDPGFLEKKERCDYLKAKLSHIKNRIRTFDQEAMENGRT; translated from the exons ATGAAAAGCTGGAGCAGGAAATTCAAGAGACGAGAGCCTGACAGTGTGCTCGGGTCCTCCTCTAGCAAGAGGAACTCCATTAGTGATCCACCAGTGCCTGTGTGGGTtactcacacacccacaccagaTAATATCACAGATGATGGTGGTACAAACTCCATAGGCTGCACATCCAGCACATCCGCACCGTACGCCGAAAAGGAGGAGCAAAAAGGGAACATGAAGGACGGGCTGAAATCCCTCATCCTTCAGTCATGGGGGGGCTTCATCCATAAATGGACAAAGGAAAATGACAGTTTGAGTGCCTCTGAAGCCAGCACCAGTAGGATCCAGATCCTTCCTAATGGCACCAGGGTGAGCCCTCCTGTAAGTCCCCTTCTGGAGCGCAGGAACTGGGGGGAATCACTTGGCAACTCGAGCCAGAACTCCCATAAGCCCTTGTTAAGGGAGAGCCCTTCTGATGATCTGTTCGGTCAGGGCTTGCGAGAGGAATCTCTCCTGACCAGTATCCACCCTGCAGAGTACTACGCCGAGAAGCTGGAGGCCTATAACCTGAAGTACTCTTATTTGAAATCCTGGCCAGGGTTGCTCAGACTTCTTGCCGGACTTCAGCTCCTATTTGGGGGCATGGTCTTAGCCTGTGTCATCTCCTACGTACACAAAGACAGTGAGTGGTCCAACAGCTACGGAATCTATAACGGTGCATATAACAATGGGCTAGGCATGTCTGGGTACAGCTACAGAGGTCCTATGACCCCCTTTATACTGGCAGTGGCTGGGGTCTCCTGGATTCTAACCTTCATGCTCTTAGTGATAGGAATGACTATGTATTATCGCACCATACTCCTCGACGCCCCCTGGTGGCCCCTGACAGAGGGCTTCATCAACGTGGCGCTGTTCCTGCTCTACATGGCAGCGGGGATCGTCTACCTGAATGACTTGAACCGCGGGGGGCTGTGCTACACGACAATCGGCGTTAATCCCATTATAGCCAATCTTTGTCGGGTTGATGGGGGCCAGATGGCGGGAACAGCTTTCATATTTATCAACATGGCAATGTATCTGGGAAGCTTCCTGGTGTGTCTGAAGATGTGGAGGCATGAGGCCGCACGTAGGGAGCGGGAGTACTTTGAGAGCAAG CCCCAGGAGGAGTTTCATCAGTCCATCCCACTCACCCTTcaaaagacaaaacacataTCATTCAAGGATGAAAACGATAAAGATTATATCAATCCAAATGCACTCCCCACTGAGCTCCATAAGAACCCAGTCAGCCTGTGCAGAGCAACAGCACCTGAATACACCCCCAAAGTACATATCGTCGCAGACTACATCAT AAAGTATCCGGAGATCAGCTGCGTGGAAGAAAGGGAAAAGTACAAAGCCGTTTTCAACGACCAGTATCAGGAATACAAGGACCTTCACAGAGAAATGAGCACCACACTAAATAAGTTTAGAGAGCTGGATGCCACGATGGCACGACTCCTCAGAGAGGGAAAAAGCCAAGAG GATCAGCAGAGGATTCAAAGCATTTTGAAGAAGTATCAACAGAAAAAGAGG
- the kcnn1a gene encoding small conductance calcium-activated potassium channel protein 1a isoform X1 translates to MNTCKYNGGVVRPLVGSLASSSRRNLAELDSETQPLQTLHSSGLEVVVSKGNGGEDPSKASNESLVREGSGHSGGRAPQKKNRDIGYRLGHRRALFEKRKRLSDYALIFGMFGIVVMVTETELSWGVYTKESSYSFALKCLISLSTVILLGLIIMYHAREIQLFMVDNGADDWRIAMTYERIFFIVLELLVCAIHPIPGQYVFTWTARLAFTYTPSVADADVDIILSIPMFLRLYLIGRVMLLHSKLFTDASSRSIGALNKINFNTRFVMKTLMTICPGTVLLVFSISSWIIAAWTVRVCERYHDKQEVTSNFLGAMWLISITFLSIGYGDMVPHTYCGKGVCLLTGIMGAGCTALVVAVVARKLELTKAEKHVHNFMMDTQLCKRVKNTAANVLRETWLIYKHTKLVKKIDHAKVRKHQRKFLQAIHQLRSVKMEQRKLNDQANTLVDLAKTQNVMYDLVSELQERSEELDKRIGTLEDKLDLVTGSLQALPCLISQAITQQQQDFLDGFVHRFRPASLASERSERSERSWTSTARRRRSPSTAPHTSSDSG, encoded by the exons ATGAACACCTGCAAGTACAATGGCGGAGTGGTGAGACCACTAGTGGGCAGCCTGGCGTCCTCGTCGCGCCGCAACCTCGCAGAGCTCGACTCGGAGACGCAGCCCCTGCAGACGCTGCACAGCTCTGGCCTGGAGGTGGTGGTGTCGAAGGGCAACGGCGGCGAAGACCCCAGCAAGGCGTCCAATGAGAGCTTGGTCAGGGAGGGCAGCGGGCATAGCGGAGGCAGGGCGCCGCAGAAGAAGAACAGGGACATCGGCTACAGGCTCGGCCACCGGCGGGCGCTGTTTGAGAAGCGGAAGCGGCTCAGCGACTACGCGCTCATCTTTGGGATGTTTGGGATTGTTGTCATGGTGACAGAGACGGAACTGTCATGGGGGGTTTACACTAAG GAATCTTCATACTCATTTGCACTGAAATGCCTTATCAGCCTTTCCACTGTTATATTGCTTGGTCTTATAATAATGTACCATGCCAGGGAAATCCAG CTGTTTATGGTCGACAATGGTGCGGACGATTGGAGGATAGCCATGACGTATGAGCGGATCTTCTTTATCGTGCTGGAGCTGCTGGTGTGTGCCATCCATCCCATCCCGGGCCAGTACGTCTTCACCTGGACGGCGCGGCTGGCCTTCACCTACACGCCGTCGGTGGCCGACGCTGACGTGGACATTATCCTCTCCATCCCCATGTTCCTGAGACTCTACTTGATAGGCAGAGTCATGTTGCTCCACAGCAAGCTGTTCACGGACGCTTCGTCTCGCAGCATCGGCGCCCTCAACAAGATCAACTTCAACACGCGCTTTGTCATGAAGACCCTCATGACCATCTGTCCAGGAACTGTTCTGCTGGTGTTCAGTATATCCTCCTGGATCATTGCTGCATGGACTGTGCGCGTCTGTGAGAG GTATCAtgacaaacaggaagtgaccAGTAACTTCCTGGGAGCCATGTGGCTCATTTCGATTACCTTCCTCTCCATTGGCTACGGGGACATGGTACCACACACGTACTGTGGGAAAGGCGTGTGTCTGCTTACAGGGATTATG GGAGCTGGTTGCACTGCACTGGTGGTTGCAGTGGTAGCCAGGAAGCTGGAGCTGACCAAGGCTGAGAAACATGTCCACAATTTCATGATGGACACACAACTCTGCAAACGA GTAAAGAACACCGCTGCCAATGTACTCAGGGAAACATGGCTCATCTACAAACACACTAAGTTGGTCAAGAAGATAGATCACGCCAAGGTGCGGAAACACCAGCGCAAGTTTCTCCAAGCCATTCACCA ACTGCGTAGTGTAAAGATGGAGCAGAGGAAACTCAATGATCAGGCCAACACCTTGGTGGACCTGGCCAAG ACCCAGAATGTGATGTATGACCTGGTGTCAGAGCTGCAGGAGCGCAGTGAGGAGTTGGACAAGCGCATCGGCACATTGGAGGACAAGCTGGACCTGGTGACGGGCAGCCTGCAGGCGCTGCCCTGCCTCATCTCCCAAGCCAtaacccagcagcagcaggacttCCTGGACGGCTTTGTTCACCGCTTTCGGCCCGCCTCACTAGCCTCCGAGCGCTCTGAACGCTCCGAGCGATCCTGGACTTCCACCGCCCGTAGGCGGCGCTCTCCCTCCACAGCACCACACACCTCCTCCGATAGCGGATAG
- the kcnn1a gene encoding small conductance calcium-activated potassium channel protein 1a isoform X2 — translation MNTCKYNGGVVRPLVGSLASSSRRNLAELDSETQPLQTLHSSGLEVVVSKGNGGEDPSKASNESLVREGSGHSGGRAPQKKNRDIGYRLGHRRALFEKRKRLSDYALIFGMFGIVVMVTETELSWGVYTKESSYSFALKCLISLSTVILLGLIIMYHAREIQLFMVDNGADDWRIAMTYERIFFIVLELLVCAIHPIPGQYVFTWTARLAFTYTPSVADADVDIILSIPMFLRLYLIGRVMLLHSKLFTDASSRSIGALNKINFNTRFVMKTLMTICPGTVLLVFSISSWIIAAWTVRVCERYHDKQEVTSNFLGAMWLISITFLSIGYGDMVPHTYCGKGVCLLTGIMGAGCTALVVAVVARKLELTKAEKHVHNFMMDTQLCKRVKNTAANVLRETWLIYKHTKLVKKIDHAKVRKHQRKFLQAIHHVKMEQRKLNDQANTLVDLAKTQNVMYDLVSELQERSEELDKRIGTLEDKLDLVTGSLQALPCLISQAITQQQQDFLDGFVHRFRPASLASERSERSERSWTSTARRRRSPSTAPHTSSDSG, via the exons ATGAACACCTGCAAGTACAATGGCGGAGTGGTGAGACCACTAGTGGGCAGCCTGGCGTCCTCGTCGCGCCGCAACCTCGCAGAGCTCGACTCGGAGACGCAGCCCCTGCAGACGCTGCACAGCTCTGGCCTGGAGGTGGTGGTGTCGAAGGGCAACGGCGGCGAAGACCCCAGCAAGGCGTCCAATGAGAGCTTGGTCAGGGAGGGCAGCGGGCATAGCGGAGGCAGGGCGCCGCAGAAGAAGAACAGGGACATCGGCTACAGGCTCGGCCACCGGCGGGCGCTGTTTGAGAAGCGGAAGCGGCTCAGCGACTACGCGCTCATCTTTGGGATGTTTGGGATTGTTGTCATGGTGACAGAGACGGAACTGTCATGGGGGGTTTACACTAAG GAATCTTCATACTCATTTGCACTGAAATGCCTTATCAGCCTTTCCACTGTTATATTGCTTGGTCTTATAATAATGTACCATGCCAGGGAAATCCAG CTGTTTATGGTCGACAATGGTGCGGACGATTGGAGGATAGCCATGACGTATGAGCGGATCTTCTTTATCGTGCTGGAGCTGCTGGTGTGTGCCATCCATCCCATCCCGGGCCAGTACGTCTTCACCTGGACGGCGCGGCTGGCCTTCACCTACACGCCGTCGGTGGCCGACGCTGACGTGGACATTATCCTCTCCATCCCCATGTTCCTGAGACTCTACTTGATAGGCAGAGTCATGTTGCTCCACAGCAAGCTGTTCACGGACGCTTCGTCTCGCAGCATCGGCGCCCTCAACAAGATCAACTTCAACACGCGCTTTGTCATGAAGACCCTCATGACCATCTGTCCAGGAACTGTTCTGCTGGTGTTCAGTATATCCTCCTGGATCATTGCTGCATGGACTGTGCGCGTCTGTGAGAG GTATCAtgacaaacaggaagtgaccAGTAACTTCCTGGGAGCCATGTGGCTCATTTCGATTACCTTCCTCTCCATTGGCTACGGGGACATGGTACCACACACGTACTGTGGGAAAGGCGTGTGTCTGCTTACAGGGATTATG GGAGCTGGTTGCACTGCACTGGTGGTTGCAGTGGTAGCCAGGAAGCTGGAGCTGACCAAGGCTGAGAAACATGTCCACAATTTCATGATGGACACACAACTCTGCAAACGA GTAAAGAACACCGCTGCCAATGTACTCAGGGAAACATGGCTCATCTACAAACACACTAAGTTGGTCAAGAAGATAGATCACGCCAAGGTGCGGAAACACCAGCGCAAGTTTCTCCAAGCCATTCACCA TGTAAAGATGGAGCAGAGGAAACTCAATGATCAGGCCAACACCTTGGTGGACCTGGCCAAG ACCCAGAATGTGATGTATGACCTGGTGTCAGAGCTGCAGGAGCGCAGTGAGGAGTTGGACAAGCGCATCGGCACATTGGAGGACAAGCTGGACCTGGTGACGGGCAGCCTGCAGGCGCTGCCCTGCCTCATCTCCCAAGCCAtaacccagcagcagcaggacttCCTGGACGGCTTTGTTCACCGCTTTCGGCCCGCCTCACTAGCCTCCGAGCGCTCTGAACGCTCCGAGCGATCCTGGACTTCCACCGCCCGTAGGCGGCGCTCTCCCTCCACAGCACCACACACCTCCTCCGATAGCGGATAG